One genomic segment of Hordeum vulgare subsp. vulgare chromosome 2H, MorexV3_pseudomolecules_assembly, whole genome shotgun sequence includes these proteins:
- the LOC123427892 gene encoding pentatricopeptide repeat-containing protein At2g15980, translating into MHADGRAAAPGGDATSDPSSPYFIDAAHPYAAAAASALTSHRAKSKWSQLASLPLPDPLPASAVSAVLLLLRHRPHVALSFHQFALRRLLPARSAPPLVLSASAAHVAAASRLRRAAISVLSSATCHYSPSQIFNALAATYRRFASAPFVFDLLLLAYLRSRREPLAAASIARRYLASGACPLPSTVALLFRSLPCAESALEMYHQIYTRPGPRTNRVLQPTAQTFNSLLLAFYRHGKSEDFDIVLDEMDRYSCKHNVGTYNIRMAACCDDREMEKARGLWDEMVQGGIQPDVTSYNTMIGGYCAARDMGMAEEMYKDMEISGTEPSVTTFEWLVRGHCRIGDVDAAMLVRVDLRRRGFDMAAEVVEEMVDRLCRKRRVEEALDILRAEMKREEFTPSRGSYEVLIRGFCEEGEVEVAMRLQAEMVGKGFKAGGEVYHAFVCAYEKAEDHEMVERLRKEMAAVGIEDGSDLDCLQ; encoded by the coding sequence ATGCACGCCGACGGCCGCGCCGCCGCGCCCGGCGGCGATGCCACCAGCGACCCTTCCTCCCCGTACTTCATCGACGCCGCCCACCCGTACGCGGCGGCCGCCGCCTCGGCGCTCACCTCCCACCGCGCCAAGTCCAAGTGGTCCCAGCTCGCATCCCTGCCGCTCCCTGACCCCCTCCCCGCGTCCGCCGTTTccgccgtcctcctcctcctccgtcaccgGCCACACGTAGCGCTCAGCTTCCACCAGTTCGCCCTCCGCCGTCTCCTCCCGGCCCGCTCCGCTCCCCCGCTCGTCCTCTCCGCCTCCGCCGCGCACGTCGCGGCCGCCTCCCGCCTCCGCCGCGCGGCCATATCCGTCCTCTCCTCCGCCACCTGCCACTACTCCCCCTCCCAGATCTTCAACGCCCTCGCCGCCACCTACCGCCGCTTCGCGTCGGCGCCCTTCGTgttcgacctcctcctcctcgcctacCTCCGCTCCCGCCGCGAACCCCTCGCCGCGGCCTCCATCGCCCGCCGCTACCTCGCCTCCGGCGCCTGCCCCCTCCCCTCCACCGTCGCGCTGCTCTTCCGCTCCCTTCCCTGCGCCGAGTCCGCCCTCGAGATGTACCACCAAATCTACACGCGTCCGGGTCCAAGAACCAACCGCGTGCTCCAGCCGACGGCGCAGACCTTCAACTCCCTCCTCCTCGCTTTCTACCGCCATGGCAAGTCCGAAGATTTCGACATTGTGCTCGACGAAATGGACAGGTACTCCTGCAAGCATAATGTGGGCACTTACAACATTCGGATGGCCGCGTGCTGTGATGACAGGGAGATGGAGAAGGCGCGGGGATTGTGGGATGAGATGGTTCAGGGAGGGATCCAACCAGATGTCACCTCCTACAACACGATGATTGGTGGGTATTGTGCTGCCAGGGACATGGGGATGGCAGAGGAGATGTATAAGGATATGGAGATTTCTGGGACTGAGCCAAGTGTTACAACATTTGAGTGGTTGGTTAGAGGGCATTGTAGGATAGGGGATGTTGATGCTGCCATGCTTGTTCGCGTAGACCTCAGAAGGAGGGGATTTGATATGGCGGCGGAGGTTGTTGAGGAGATGGTTGATAGATTGTGTCGGAAGAGGAGAGTTGAGGAGGCATTAGACATTTTGCGGGCAGAGATGAAGAGGGAAGAGTTCACACCGAGTCGGGGAAGCTACGAGGTGCTGATAAGGGGATTTTGTGAGGAAGGGGAAGTGGAGGTGGCGATGAGACTTCAGGCAGAGATGGTTGGGAAGGGATTCAAAGCTGGTGGTGAGGTATACCATGCTTTTGTATGCGCTTATGAGAAGGCTGAGGACCACGAGATGGTTGAGAGGTTGAGGAAGGAAATGGCAGCGGTAGGCATTGAGGATGGAAGTGACCTGGATTGTTTGCAATGA